One Cystobacter fuscus DSM 2262 genomic window carries:
- a CDS encoding rhamnogalacturonan lyase, translated as MQSKLFGGLAVMLLASGAQAATDSPTGSSSSIAATAKYVEKLGRGVVAVPAARGMLVSWRLLGTDPSGIGFNVYRGTTKLNSSVLTGGTNYTDTVGTTSSTYTVKPVLNGVEQAGSNATVLTNPYLTIALHKPAGGTTPDGVAYTYEANDGSVADLDGDGEYEIVLKWQPTNAKDNSQSGYTGNTYIDAYKLNGKRLWRIHPGMNIRAGAHYTSMVVYDLDGDGKAEVMIKTADGTVDGKGTVIGSSSADYRNSSGYVLSGPEYLTIFEGATGVALATTNYLPARGTVSKWGDSYGNRVDRFLAGVAYLDGSRPSAVFARGYYTRAVLVAWDWRDGKLTQRWLHDSPTSGSGAYGQGAHWFSVADVNDDGKDDIIYGAATINSDGSLRYRTGLGHGDALHVGVLNPNRGGKQIFMVHEDPGSYGSNRGMEIHDAATGAILWGYGSGADVGRGMCADIDPADPGEECWSTAGSVLMSAGGVQISSTKRPSSVNMAVWWDGDLSRELLDGVKIDKWVPSSLSLTRLLTASDYGAASNNSTKSNPVIAADILGDWREEVVLRNSDSTSLLLFTTPIETSYRIPTLMHDPQYRVQVAGQNMGYNQPAHPGFFLGNGMGSVTLPAIRTP; from the coding sequence ATGCAGAGCAAATTGTTTGGCGGTCTGGCCGTCATGTTGCTGGCCTCCGGGGCCCAGGCGGCCACGGACTCTCCCACCGGCTCCAGCTCGAGCATCGCGGCCACCGCCAAATACGTCGAGAAACTCGGCCGCGGCGTGGTCGCCGTCCCGGCGGCCAGAGGCATGCTGGTGAGCTGGCGTCTGCTCGGCACCGATCCCTCGGGCATCGGCTTCAATGTCTACCGCGGTACCACCAAGCTCAACAGCAGTGTGCTCACCGGCGGCACCAACTACACCGACACGGTGGGCACCACCAGCTCGACCTATACCGTCAAGCCTGTGCTCAACGGTGTCGAGCAGGCCGGCAGCAACGCCACGGTGCTGACCAATCCCTACCTCACGATTGCTCTCCACAAGCCCGCCGGTGGCACCACGCCCGACGGCGTGGCCTACACCTACGAAGCCAATGACGGCTCGGTGGCCGATCTCGACGGCGATGGCGAATACGAGATCGTGCTCAAGTGGCAGCCGACCAATGCCAAGGACAACTCCCAGTCTGGCTACACCGGCAACACCTACATCGATGCCTACAAGCTCAACGGCAAACGCCTGTGGCGCATCCATCCGGGCATGAACATCCGCGCCGGCGCACACTACACCTCGATGGTCGTGTATGACCTCGACGGAGACGGCAAGGCCGAGGTGATGATCAAGACCGCCGACGGCACCGTGGACGGCAAGGGCACGGTGATCGGCTCCAGCTCGGCCGACTACCGCAACAGCTCCGGTTACGTCCTCTCCGGTCCGGAGTACCTGACCATCTTCGAAGGTGCCACCGGTGTCGCCCTGGCCACCACCAACTACCTGCCCGCGCGCGGCACCGTGTCCAAATGGGGCGACAGCTACGGCAATCGCGTGGACCGCTTCCTCGCCGGCGTGGCCTATCTCGACGGCTCCCGGCCCTCCGCCGTGTTCGCTCGCGGCTACTACACCCGCGCGGTGCTCGTGGCCTGGGACTGGCGTGACGGCAAGCTGACCCAGCGCTGGCTCCACGACAGCCCGACCTCTGGTTCGGGCGCCTACGGCCAAGGCGCGCACTGGTTCAGCGTTGCCGATGTGAACGACGACGGCAAGGACGACATCATCTACGGCGCCGCCACGATCAACAGCGACGGGAGCCTGCGCTACCGCACCGGCCTTGGCCACGGCGATGCGCTGCATGTCGGCGTTCTCAACCCGAACCGCGGCGGCAAGCAGATCTTCATGGTGCACGAGGATCCGGGCTCGTACGGCAGCAATCGCGGCATGGAAATCCATGATGCCGCCACCGGCGCCATCCTGTGGGGCTACGGTTCGGGCGCGGACGTCGGCCGCGGCATGTGCGCGGACATCGACCCGGCCGATCCGGGCGAGGAGTGCTGGAGCACCGCCGGTTCGGTGCTGATGAGCGCCGGGGGCGTGCAGATCTCCTCGACCAAGCGCCCGAGCAGCGTGAACATGGCCGTGTGGTGGGATGGAGACCTCTCGCGCGAGCTGCTCGATGGCGTGAAGATCGACAAATGGGTACCCAGCTCCCTGAGCCTGACCCGCCTGCTGACCGCTTCGGATTACGGCGCCGCGTCCAACAACAGCACCAAGTCCAACCCGGTGATCGCCGCCGACATCCTCGGTGACTGGCGCGAAGAGGTCGTGCTGCGCAACAGCGATAGTACCTCCCTGCTGCTCTTCACCACCCCGATCGAGACCAGCTACCGCATCCCGACGCTGATGCACGATCCGCAGTACCGTGTGCAGGTCGCCGGTCAGAACATGGGTTACAACCAGCCTGCCCACCCGGGCTTCTTCCTCGGCAACGGCATGGGCAGTGTGACCCTGCCGGCGATCCGCACGCCCTGA
- a CDS encoding class I SAM-dependent methyltransferase: MKRMSLFEFEDFRWFPGGLRECLTLYIAAMHRVLGTERLLAPLLARALEAAGTDRVVDLCSGGGGPLLQTTERLAADHGLRPSVTLTDLFPNTDAATRINAAGDAARVRYHTSPVDAGQVPDALQGVRTMICSFHHMPPPVARRILQDAFEKRQAICVLEMSDNSHPRWLWWTAIPASVLMVLLLTPFIRPLRPRQVLFTYALPVLPLLIAWDGAVSNARTYTEEDLRELLAGLEAPDYQWEIAHPRAPGAPATMLTLVGLPRKA, from the coding sequence ATGAAGCGCATGTCGCTGTTCGAGTTCGAGGACTTCCGCTGGTTTCCAGGTGGCCTCCGGGAGTGCCTGACGCTCTACATCGCCGCGATGCACCGCGTGCTCGGCACCGAGCGGCTCCTGGCGCCCCTGCTGGCGAGGGCCCTGGAGGCAGCGGGCACCGACCGGGTCGTGGACCTCTGCTCGGGGGGCGGTGGACCCCTGCTCCAGACCACCGAACGGCTCGCCGCCGACCACGGCCTCCGGCCGAGCGTGACCCTCACCGACCTCTTCCCGAACACGGACGCCGCCACGCGCATCAACGCGGCGGGGGACGCGGCGCGGGTCCGCTACCACACGAGCCCGGTCGACGCGGGCCAGGTCCCCGACGCGCTCCAGGGCGTGCGGACCATGATCTGCAGCTTCCACCACATGCCCCCGCCAGTCGCGCGCCGCATCCTCCAGGACGCGTTCGAGAAGCGGCAGGCGATCTGCGTGCTCGAGATGAGCGACAACTCCCATCCGCGCTGGCTCTGGTGGACGGCCATCCCCGCCAGCGTGCTGATGGTGCTGCTGCTGACGCCCTTCATCCGTCCCCTCCGGCCGCGGCAGGTGCTGTTCACCTACGCGCTCCCCGTGCTCCCGCTGCTCATCGCCTGGGACGGGGCCGTGTCGAACGCGCGCACGTACACCGAGGAGGACCTGCGGGAGCTCCTGGCGGGGCTGGAGGCGCCGGACTACCAGTGGGAAATCGCCCACCCGCGGGCGCCTGGAGCCCCCGCGACGATGCTCACCCTCGTGGGGCTGCCCCGCAAGGCGTAG
- a CDS encoding D-TA family PLP-dependent enzyme yields MSFPSLDDIETPAALVDEERLERNLAKASAYMREHGLRWRPHTKTHKVPELAARQLQAGAVGVTVATPREAEVMGAVADDVLLAYSPVGASKLARLMALPRRVRLSVALDSREVLAGLAEAARGVGRTVGVLVELDLGMRRVGVQTPEEAVALAREASGEEGLEYQGVMFYPGHLRMSLAEQGPALAEVSRRLGTFLDALGAVGLKPGIVSGGSTPTLWRSHEVVGMNEVRPGIAPFFDRASAWMGACGWEEVAYSVLATVVSTAVPGQAVIDAGSKALAKEELPVEGYGALLDRPEVVVRTISEEHGVLDLSRTAWRPRVGERVRVVPNHVCVSVNLQSELWAVRGGQVVKRWDVTGRGRGPV; encoded by the coding sequence ATGAGTTTTCCCTCACTGGACGATATCGAGACCCCGGCGGCGCTCGTGGACGAGGAGCGCCTGGAGCGCAACCTGGCGAAGGCCTCCGCGTACATGCGTGAGCACGGACTGAGGTGGCGGCCGCATACGAAGACGCACAAGGTGCCGGAACTGGCGGCGAGGCAGCTCCAGGCCGGCGCGGTGGGCGTCACGGTGGCCACGCCCCGCGAGGCGGAGGTGATGGGCGCGGTGGCGGACGACGTGCTCCTGGCCTATTCGCCCGTGGGCGCCTCGAAGCTGGCGCGGCTGATGGCGTTGCCCCGGCGCGTGCGGCTCTCGGTGGCGCTGGACTCGCGCGAGGTGCTGGCGGGGCTGGCGGAGGCCGCGCGTGGGGTGGGGCGCACGGTGGGCGTGCTGGTGGAACTGGACCTGGGGATGCGCCGGGTGGGCGTGCAGACGCCGGAGGAGGCCGTGGCGCTGGCCCGCGAGGCCTCGGGGGAGGAGGGCCTCGAGTACCAGGGTGTGATGTTCTACCCGGGGCACCTCCGCATGTCGCTGGCCGAGCAGGGCCCGGCGCTCGCGGAGGTGTCGAGGCGGCTGGGCACGTTCCTGGACGCGCTGGGGGCGGTGGGGTTGAAGCCGGGAATCGTGAGTGGCGGCTCCACGCCCACCCTGTGGCGTTCGCACGAGGTGGTGGGGATGAACGAGGTCCGTCCGGGCATCGCGCCCTTCTTCGACCGGGCGAGCGCGTGGATGGGCGCGTGCGGTTGGGAGGAGGTCGCGTACTCGGTGCTCGCGACGGTGGTGAGCACGGCGGTGCCGGGGCAGGCCGTCATCGACGCGGGCTCCAAGGCGCTGGCCAAGGAGGAGCTGCCCGTGGAGGGCTATGGCGCGCTGCTGGACCGGCCCGAGGTGGTGGTGCGGACGATCTCCGAGGAGCATGGAGTCCTGGACCTGTCGCGCACGGCGTGGAGGCCGCGCGTGGGCGAGCGGGTGCGGGTGGTGCCCAACCACGTCTGTGTCTCGGTGAACCTGCAGTCCGAGCTGTGGGCCGTGCGCGGCGGTCAGGTGGTGAAGCGCTGGGACGTGACGGGGCGGGGCCGGGGCCCGGTGTAG
- a CDS encoding sensor histidine kinase has translation MPYPSNSRSTLARRTLLQMAGRIGVVIALTTLVSYLHILRTMRDESLEHLARHVEERGQREQAIFVLVEEAHALLKQAFEERLQAGSQEDPTSRFDSMFELRSDGTIRTRPQGFDGTRVPGVWVTPGVKADTAFQRRLLASYDVIAQYGPAYRTRHANTYIFLTEGVNVLYWPEVPNWTQDASPDYPLLSFEYSLISRPQENPLRRMAWTRSYKDDVSGKWLISAVTPVDQDGQHVATLGNDVIVDDLLSRTRIDHLPGAHNLIFRDDGQLVAHPDIKLDSTTGGYDILAAQQPEGSRPGLPTAKQQAHLRSIFEAVKRRAPGQTVVGLPEYGEYIAVARLQGPGWNFVTVLPESVVTSKAIEAARYVLVFGLVSLLVELLIMFWVLRDQISRPLQTFTRATDQVAAGDFGVSLETSREDELGQLARSFELMAREVRQREEALRQANEGLEQRVEERTRELKDVHQQLMRAARQAGMAEIATNVLHNVGNVLNSVYTAAQLARERMNGMKLEHVGRVARLLQDHQGELTTFVIQDERGRHLLPFLDKLGQNLLDERGSMLELLGDIGRYTEHIGDIVKVQQNHARMPRIQESVSLAELVEDALRINAAGLSRHQVKVDRQWAPLPSVLTDKHKVLMILVNLFSNAKYAMDGVPPEERLLAVKMALAAADRVRIEVRDTGMGIAPEHLTSIFQYGFTTRQEGHGFGLHSSALAAQEMGGSLTVHSEGAGRGATFVLELPLNFAGLAHAS, from the coding sequence ATGCCGTATCCATCCAACTCCCGTTCTACCCTCGCGCGCCGAACCCTCTTGCAGATGGCGGGGCGCATCGGGGTGGTCATCGCCTTGACCACCCTCGTCAGCTACCTCCACATCCTGAGGACCATGCGCGACGAGAGCCTGGAGCATCTGGCTCGGCACGTCGAGGAGCGCGGCCAACGGGAGCAGGCCATCTTCGTCCTCGTGGAGGAGGCCCACGCCCTCCTCAAGCAGGCCTTCGAAGAACGGCTCCAGGCCGGAAGCCAGGAGGATCCCACCTCCCGCTTCGACAGCATGTTCGAGCTCCGGTCCGATGGGACGATTCGCACCCGGCCCCAAGGCTTCGATGGAACGCGGGTGCCGGGCGTCTGGGTCACCCCGGGGGTGAAGGCCGATACCGCGTTCCAACGCCGGCTCCTGGCCTCGTATGACGTGATCGCCCAATACGGGCCCGCCTACCGCACCCGCCACGCCAACACGTACATCTTCCTGACGGAGGGCGTGAACGTGCTCTACTGGCCGGAGGTCCCCAACTGGACCCAGGACGCCAGTCCCGACTACCCGCTGCTCTCCTTCGAGTACTCCCTCATCTCCCGGCCCCAGGAGAATCCCCTGCGGCGGATGGCCTGGACGCGCAGCTACAAGGATGACGTCTCCGGAAAATGGCTGATCTCCGCCGTCACCCCGGTGGACCAGGACGGCCAGCATGTCGCGACGCTCGGCAACGACGTGATCGTCGATGATCTGCTGTCGCGCACCCGCATCGACCACCTGCCCGGCGCGCACAACCTCATCTTCCGCGATGATGGCCAGCTCGTCGCCCATCCCGACATCAAGCTGGACAGCACGACGGGCGGCTACGACATCCTGGCCGCCCAACAGCCGGAGGGCTCACGGCCGGGGCTTCCCACCGCGAAGCAGCAGGCCCATCTGCGGAGCATCTTCGAAGCGGTGAAGCGCCGCGCGCCCGGGCAGACCGTGGTGGGGCTGCCCGAGTACGGCGAGTACATCGCCGTGGCGCGGCTGCAGGGTCCGGGCTGGAACTTCGTCACGGTGCTGCCCGAGAGCGTGGTGACCTCGAAAGCCATCGAGGCCGCGCGCTATGTGCTGGTGTTCGGCCTCGTGTCGCTGCTCGTGGAGCTGCTCATCATGTTCTGGGTGCTCAGGGATCAGATCTCCCGCCCGCTCCAGACCTTCACCCGGGCCACGGACCAGGTGGCGGCCGGCGACTTCGGGGTCTCCCTGGAGACCTCACGCGAGGACGAGCTGGGACAGCTGGCCCGCTCCTTCGAGCTGATGGCCCGGGAGGTGCGGCAACGCGAGGAGGCCCTGCGGCAGGCCAACGAGGGCCTGGAGCAACGCGTCGAGGAGCGCACCCGGGAGCTGAAGGATGTCCACCAGCAGCTCATGCGGGCGGCACGGCAGGCGGGCATGGCGGAGATCGCCACCAACGTGCTGCACAACGTGGGCAATGTCCTCAACAGCGTCTACACCGCGGCCCAGCTCGCCCGGGAGCGCATGAACGGGATGAAGCTCGAGCACGTGGGCCGGGTGGCCCGCCTGCTCCAGGATCATCAGGGCGAGCTCACGACCTTCGTCATCCAGGACGAGCGCGGGCGACATCTCCTCCCCTTCCTGGACAAGTTGGGGCAGAACCTGCTGGACGAGCGAGGGAGTATGCTCGAGCTGCTCGGCGACATCGGCCGGTACACCGAGCACATCGGTGACATCGTCAAGGTGCAACAGAATCATGCCCGGATGCCGCGGATCCAGGAGTCGGTCAGCCTGGCGGAGTTGGTGGAGGACGCACTGCGCATCAACGCGGCCGGTCTCTCCCGCCATCAGGTGAAGGTGGATCGGCAATGGGCCCCGCTGCCCTCCGTGCTCACCGACAAGCACAAGGTCCTGATGATCCTCGTCAACCTGTTCAGCAACGCCAAATATGCCATGGATGGGGTACCGCCGGAGGAGCGGCTGCTGGCCGTGAAGATGGCGCTCGCCGCCGCCGACCGCGTCCGCATCGAGGTGCGAGACACCGGGATGGGAATCGCACCGGAGCATCTCACGAGCATCTTCCAGTACGGATTCACCACGCGCCAGGAGGGCCACGGCTTTGGCCTGCACTCCAGTGCGCTGGCGGCCCAGGAGATGGGCGGCTCGCTGACGGTCCACAGCGAGGGAGCGGGGCGCGGGGCCACCTTCGTCCTGGAGCTGCCCCTGAACTTCGCCGGCCTGGCTCACGCCTCGTAG
- a CDS encoding cellulase family glycosylhydrolase: MSHYSSLWFKRALRICVALLILPVAAFAQTLPPAPQVAGQITIGWNLGNTLEAICGETAWGNPTVTQQFINSVKAAGFNAVRIPAAWDCHADQSTLTIDPAWMTRVKEVVDYAYGQGMYVILNIHWDGGWLEEHPLYSHQQAVNKKQRAYWTQIANTFKGYNERLLFAGTNEVHADYGTPTTEHITVQQSYLQTFVDAVRATGGNNASRTLVVQTYNTNSWHGLDYFSLPSDTIANRLIVEVHHYDPYDYTLNTNNTCAYWGAPYPVQGACSWAQEAYHDDLFARVKAKWIAQGVPVIIGEYGVATRPNLNLESRQYYLEYVNRAAAANGIKTFYWDNGVNPGQTNGFALFNRSNGAVVDQGALDAIRRGAGPVNPNSFTLTVTKSGAGGGTVTSSPSGIDCGSTCGANYSSGTSVTLSAAAASGSTFAGWSGACSGTGTCTVSMTAARSVTATFNTSGGSTTCSNPITFSGSTGNFNTTGAACYRTNANINGWGCHNFDGRTVTVGGQARTCSQMPLTRSSDGYYYFAVSGGEYSWAGLYTW; this comes from the coding sequence ATGAGTCATTACTCGTCTCTGTGGTTCAAGCGTGCATTACGCATCTGTGTGGCCCTGCTTATCCTACCGGTGGCTGCATTCGCCCAGACGCTTCCGCCGGCGCCGCAGGTGGCCGGCCAGATCACCATCGGCTGGAACCTCGGGAATACACTCGAGGCCATCTGCGGTGAAACCGCGTGGGGCAACCCGACCGTCACCCAGCAGTTCATCAACAGCGTCAAGGCCGCTGGGTTCAATGCCGTGCGCATTCCCGCTGCCTGGGATTGCCACGCCGATCAGAGCACGCTCACGATCGATCCGGCATGGATGACTCGCGTGAAGGAGGTGGTGGACTACGCCTACGGCCAGGGGATGTATGTGATCCTCAACATCCACTGGGATGGTGGCTGGCTCGAGGAACACCCGTTGTATTCGCATCAACAGGCCGTCAACAAGAAGCAGCGCGCCTACTGGACGCAGATCGCCAACACGTTCAAGGGCTACAACGAGCGCCTGCTGTTCGCCGGCACCAACGAGGTACATGCCGACTACGGCACGCCGACGACCGAGCACATCACCGTGCAGCAGTCGTATCTCCAGACCTTCGTCGACGCCGTGCGCGCGACGGGCGGGAACAACGCATCACGGACGCTCGTGGTGCAGACCTACAATACGAACAGCTGGCACGGCCTCGATTACTTCTCCCTGCCGTCGGACACGATCGCCAACCGGCTGATCGTCGAAGTCCATCACTACGATCCCTACGACTACACGCTGAACACAAACAACACGTGCGCGTACTGGGGCGCCCCCTATCCGGTGCAGGGCGCATGCTCCTGGGCGCAGGAGGCCTACCATGACGACCTGTTCGCGCGTGTGAAGGCGAAGTGGATCGCCCAGGGGGTCCCGGTGATCATCGGCGAGTACGGCGTGGCGACGCGTCCGAACCTCAACCTGGAATCGCGGCAGTACTACCTCGAGTACGTCAATCGCGCCGCGGCTGCCAACGGCATCAAGACCTTCTACTGGGACAACGGCGTCAACCCCGGTCAGACCAACGGCTTCGCCTTGTTCAACCGGAGCAACGGGGCCGTCGTCGATCAAGGCGCCCTGGATGCCATCCGGCGAGGCGCCGGTCCCGTCAACCCGAACAGTTTCACGCTCACGGTCACTAAGTCGGGCGCGGGCGGCGGCACGGTGACGTCGTCGCCGTCGGGGATTGATTGTGGAAGCACGTGCGGCGCGAACTACTCGAGCGGTACCTCCGTGACCCTCTCCGCCGCCGCGGCGAGCGGCTCGACGTTCGCGGGCTGGAGTGGTGCATGCAGTGGCACGGGAACCTGCACGGTGTCGATGACGGCCGCGCGTTCGGTGACCGCGACGTTCAACACGAGCGGAGGCAGCACGACGTGTTCCAACCCCATCACGTTCTCGGGCAGCACGGGCAACTTCAACACGACCGGCGCCGCGTGCTATCGGACCAACGCCAACATCAACGGTTGGGGTTGCCACAACTTCGACGGCCGGACGGTCACCGTCGGTGGGCAGGCGCGAACCTGTAGCCAGATGCCTTTGACGCGCTCGTCCGACGGTTACTACTACTTCGCCGTGTCGGGTGGGGAGTATTCGTGGGCGGGCTTGTACACGTGGTAG
- a CDS encoding carbonic anhydrase, with translation MTIAGIPPAPLAADQALQRLRDGNHRFVQNVRSMDTAIGQSARASLAARQTPFAVILSCSDSRVPSEIVFDQGLGDLFVIRVAGNVVAPSLVGSVEFAAATFGTRLVVVMGHTRCGAIKATLDFIQHSVGAPSENIHDIVDRCRPAVESVVSAAGPDVVQERLVQEAVRANVRQSCSHLRHASRMLERLIQEEGLLVVGAEYSLDTGKVDFFDAPQR, from the coding sequence ATGACCATCGCAGGCATTCCTCCCGCTCCCCTTGCTGCCGATCAAGCGCTCCAGCGTCTGCGCGACGGCAACCACCGCTTCGTCCAGAACGTGCGAAGCATGGACACGGCCATCGGCCAGTCGGCGCGAGCCTCGCTGGCCGCGAGGCAGACTCCGTTCGCCGTCATCCTCTCGTGCTCGGACTCCCGGGTGCCCTCGGAGATCGTCTTCGATCAGGGGCTCGGGGATCTCTTCGTCATCCGCGTGGCGGGCAACGTGGTGGCGCCCTCGCTGGTGGGAAGCGTGGAGTTCGCGGCGGCTACCTTCGGGACGCGCCTGGTGGTGGTGATGGGCCACACGCGCTGCGGCGCCATCAAGGCCACGCTGGACTTCATCCAGCACAGCGTGGGCGCGCCGTCGGAGAACATCCACGACATCGTGGACCGGTGCCGGCCCGCGGTGGAGAGCGTGGTGAGCGCCGCCGGTCCGGACGTGGTGCAGGAGCGCCTGGTGCAGGAGGCCGTGCGCGCCAACGTGCGGCAGTCCTGCTCCCACCTGCGCCACGCCAGCCGGATGCTCGAGCGGCTCATCCAGGAGGAGGGGCTGCTGGTGGTGGGCGCGGAGTACTCGCTGGACACCGGAAAGGTCGACTTCTTCGACGCGCCCCAGCGCTGA
- a CDS encoding sodium-dependent transporter: MPEPTPTKRDAFGSSLGAFAATLGSAVGLGNIWKFPYLTGSNGGAAFVLTYLLAVALAALPVMVVEHAIGRHLRVDAVQAYARIVPRQRFWAAIGWAGLASSLLIMAFYTDVAGWVLAYVFKSLGAFVSGAPLTPATFQALVGGTWEPVLWQLAVLTITVGVVAAGVSGGIEKVTKTLMPLLLLLLLACDVRALTLPGASAGVAYLFTPDLSKLSSAVLLSALGLAFFKLSLGMGTMTTYGSYLPDDTRLVPNATRVALADTLVSLLAGLAIFPAVFALGDTPAGGPGLLFVTIPRVFAQMPGGELFTALFFVLAAVATLGAMVSLMEVPVAWLIRSARLRRPTAALLTALFMAVLGIPATLSQGPALSHLRVLGRDLFSLFDFVSSNVLLPLGGLAVTVVGGWLVPRAVLRDEMSKGHGEPAWYDAGVHVLVRYVTPVLILLILLHSLGLLGGT; this comes from the coding sequence ATGCCCGAACCTACCCCCACGAAGCGGGATGCCTTCGGCTCCTCCCTCGGAGCTTTCGCCGCGACGCTCGGCTCCGCCGTCGGCCTCGGCAACATCTGGAAGTTCCCCTACCTCACCGGCTCCAACGGCGGAGCGGCCTTCGTGCTCACCTACCTGCTGGCGGTGGCGCTCGCCGCGCTGCCGGTGATGGTGGTGGAGCACGCCATCGGCCGGCACCTGCGCGTGGACGCGGTGCAAGCCTACGCGCGCATCGTGCCGCGCCAGCGCTTCTGGGCCGCCATCGGCTGGGCGGGACTTGCCTCGTCGCTCCTCATCATGGCCTTCTACACGGACGTGGCCGGGTGGGTGCTGGCCTACGTCTTCAAGTCGCTGGGTGCCTTCGTCTCGGGCGCGCCCCTCACGCCCGCCACGTTCCAGGCGCTGGTGGGCGGCACGTGGGAGCCCGTGCTGTGGCAGCTGGCCGTGCTGACCATCACGGTGGGCGTGGTGGCCGCGGGTGTGTCGGGTGGCATCGAGAAGGTGACCAAGACACTCATGCCGCTGTTGCTGCTGCTGCTGCTGGCCTGCGACGTGCGCGCGCTCACGCTGCCGGGTGCGTCGGCCGGCGTGGCCTACCTCTTCACGCCCGATCTCTCGAAGCTCTCGAGCGCGGTGCTGCTGTCGGCCCTGGGGCTCGCCTTCTTCAAGCTGTCGCTGGGCATGGGCACCATGACGACGTACGGCTCGTACCTGCCGGACGACACGCGCCTGGTGCCCAATGCGACGCGCGTGGCGCTCGCCGACACGCTGGTGTCACTGCTGGCGGGCCTGGCCATCTTCCCGGCCGTCTTCGCCCTGGGTGACACACCGGCGGGCGGCCCGGGCCTGCTCTTCGTCACCATCCCGCGCGTCTTCGCGCAGATGCCCGGCGGCGAGCTCTTCACCGCCCTCTTCTTCGTGCTCGCGGCGGTGGCCACCCTGGGCGCCATGGTCAGCCTGATGGAGGTCCCCGTGGCGTGGCTCATCCGCTCCGCCCGGCTGCGCCGCCCCACGGCCGCGCTCCTCACCGCGCTGTTCATGGCGGTGCTGGGCATCCCCGCCACCCTGTCGCAGGGGCCGGCGCTCTCGCACCTGCGCGTGCTGGGCCGGGACCTCTTCTCCCTCTTCGACTTCGTGTCCTCCAATGTCCTGCTGCCGCTGGGCGGTCTGGCCGTCACGGTGGTGGGCGGCTGGCTCGTCCCGCGCGCCGTCCTCCGCGACGAGATGAGCAAGGGCCACGGCGAGCCAGCCTGGTACGACGCTGGGGTCCACGTCCTGGTCCGTTACGTCACCCCCGTGCTCATCCTGCTCATCCTGCTGCACAGCCTGGGACTCCTCGGCGGCACCTGA
- a CDS encoding 2OG-Fe(II) oxygenase has protein sequence MTDFIEVHDDVLPPGLCQDIIKRFERSPHKHRGQTGGGVDLSKKDSYDLLLNAHPEYQEPLRLLLDRAFPPLRSYLTRYLYALVGAVSLSMKHPQTGQLMTITRESFSQLQGPVLDQLIGTVYRYGNLQVQKYLQGSGGYPHWHSEIFPKDASCEPLHRVLAFQFYLNDVSDGGETEFFYQEKKVQSKAGRMLIFPAGFTHTHRGNVPRSGDKYIITSWVLFHRAETLYGGGPPA, from the coding sequence ATGACCGATTTCATCGAAGTCCACGACGACGTGCTTCCTCCCGGGCTCTGCCAGGACATCATCAAGCGCTTCGAGCGGAGTCCGCACAAGCATCGAGGCCAGACCGGGGGCGGTGTCGACCTGAGCAAGAAGGACAGCTACGATCTCCTGCTCAACGCCCACCCCGAATACCAGGAGCCGCTCCGACTCCTCCTGGATCGTGCCTTCCCTCCGCTCAGGAGCTACCTGACCAGGTACCTGTATGCCCTGGTCGGCGCCGTCTCGCTGTCGATGAAGCACCCCCAGACGGGACAGTTGATGACGATCACCCGGGAGAGCTTCTCCCAGTTGCAGGGTCCCGTCCTCGATCAGCTCATCGGCACGGTCTACCGCTACGGCAACCTCCAGGTGCAGAAATACCTCCAGGGCTCTGGGGGCTATCCGCACTGGCACTCGGAGATCTTTCCCAAGGATGCCAGCTGCGAGCCCCTGCACCGAGTCCTCGCGTTCCAGTTCTACCTGAACGACGTGAGCGATGGCGGCGAGACCGAGTTCTTCTACCAGGAGAAGAAGGTTCAATCGAAAGCCGGCCGGATGCTCATCTTCCCCGCGGGGTTCACCCACACCCACCGGGGCAATGTCCCGCGCTCGGGTGACAAATACATCATCACTTCCTGGGTGCTCTTCCACCGCGCCGAGACGCTGTACGGCGGTGGGCCTCCCGCGTAG